A segment of the Fibrobacter sp. UWB4 genome:
ACGCTTGCCAGGATGCTACGACCGGTCTTGTTCCGGACTGGTGCGACTGGAACTCTCACAAGCCGATTTTGACGGCTGCAGCTGTTTCTAACGATATCGGTTTCTACGATGACGCTGCCCGTACTCCGTGGCGTATGGCATGGGCTTACTATTGGTATGGTGATACCAAGGCACAGGCTTTCAATAAGAAGGTCGTGAACTGGCTTATCCCGACGACTCGTACTGCTAGTGGCGTGAACTCCGGTTATGCCTATACTGGTGGAAAGTACATTGCTGATGAAAGTAGCACCCGTAACTTTGTTTCTTCTACGTTCTCCGGCGGTCTTGGCCTTGCTGCATCTTCTATTGAAAGCGACGATGCAAAGGCCTATCTCAGCACCGTTTACAAGGTCCTTAAGGAAAAGAAGAGCTGCGCAACTGTTACTGGCTGCGGCGAATCTGTGACGGGTGAAAAGTACTATCCGGCTACCTTGAACATGCTTTACCTCCTCCTCGTGACGGGTAACATGCCTAACCTCTACAATACCACTGGTTTCACTCCGTTCACACCGGACCCGACCAAGGCTCCGTCCATCAAGGAAGGTGATGGCGTTCAGCAGGCCTACGGTGATACGACTGTTGGCATTACGGGCCTCTGGAACTGGGGTGCATACCATGACAAGCTCGGCATCGGCACCAAGATGGTTCCGGATTCTGGCTCTTCTCCGCTCTACAAGTTGGACGATGGCTCTATCATTGCTCGCGCTTCCATGGAAATCGGTCCGGAACCGGAATGGACTGAAGAAAAGGCTAAGGCCGGTCTCCTCAAGTATCCGTCTGCTGGTATTGCAGTTTCCTTCAAGAAAGATGAATGCAAGGAATCGAAGACTTGCGGCGTGAACTTCAACACTCTCGGTATCAAGTATGTCCGTGTTACGGCAAAGACCAGTGGCCCGATCCGCTTTGCAGTATTGAATGACAAGACTGCTGAAGCTGGTGCAGAACCGGGTATCTACGTGGATCCGACTGGAGACTATACTGCAGTGACCTACGATATGACTCCGACGGAACTTGGCTTTAAGGGCTTCCTTGATGGTAACAACTTTGGTGGCCTTTTGGATTGGGTTAATAGAGATAAGGCTCCGGAAGGCTCTGAAATCGTCACCTGCATTACTGGCTTCAAGTGGGAAGTCAAGGATGCTCAGGGCGGTATCGGTGAAATCTCCATCAAGGCTGTTGAATTCCTCGATGAATCCCAGCAGGCTATTGATCCGGTCAAGCTCACTGGCATCAAGATCGATGATAAGGTTGGCCTCTACAAGGTCTCCATGGTTCCGACCTTCAGCGTCCGCGCAAACGGCATGCAGCTCGAAATCAACGGTGCTAAGGCTGGTAACGTGTTCGCTGTCTACAACATGCAGGGCAAGGCAATTGCCGGTGGCATGCTGATGAGCAGCAACTTGACGGTTAACGTTCCGGCTACGGGTTCCTACATCGTTCGCGTCGGTTCCGAAATGAACCGTGTCAACGTGAAGTAATTCAAATTTGAATTCCTAAAAAAGCGAAAAGCCGAGGCGAAAGCCCCGGCTTTTTGCGTATAGTTTAAAAAAAGTGATCTTCTTTCTGATTGTCAAGCCCCGCTTCGACGGGGCTTCTTCCTCTCCGTCATCCTGGCAGAGCCTGCCCTGAGCGCAGTCGAAGGGTGCCGGGGGCGCCTTACACAATTCTTTTCACATTGTCATCCCGGCCTGTCATCCTGAGGGCTTAAGCCCGAAGGATCCAGTTATTTCTTGTATTTTCGTTAGGTCAAGAAGGCTATCGATGAACTTTTTTGATTAAAGGCGCTTGTCCGTTCGCTTCGGCCCGGATAATGTACGTGCCTTTTGGAAATTTTGCAGGTACTTCAAAGCCGTTGACATTCCCAAGGTCGTTGCCGTTCAGGTCAAAAAGCGTGTACTTAGTGTTGCTTGGAAAATTTGCAAGCGGTCGTGTTGCGGACCCCGGAAGTGACGTTGCCGAATCAGGATTCTCGCCTGGTTTTGGCTTTCGGACCTTGAGGCTCTTTTCTGTGAATTCGATAACATAACTGCCGTCGCTTTCGCGCTTGATGGCCTTGCCACCCTGTTCAACAATTGCGTTTTCTCCAACGCTTTGGGTGTCTATGTTGACGCGGAGCGGAACGCTTGCTGGCATGTATTCACTTGGGATTTCCCATTCTACAGTAAAACCGTCGTCTGTTGCGGATTCTTTTGCTGAATCGACGATAAAATGTGCGCGGTAATAGGCGCCTACAGTGCCGAACGGTGCGACCCAAAGCTTGTTTTCGATAGCGTGTTTGAATTGCTTTTCGATATCCACTGGGTCGATGGCGTAATCGTCGCCCTTGTCATCTGTGACGCCGTGATTCAAAACGACAAGCCAGGAACCGCCTTTCACTTGAACGTCCCACGGGTTTGCTCCTTCGAAGTTGCCGATAAATGCCGCTGTATCAAGCGACGAAAGCATCTCGTCTACGGAAGCGCCAGAACGTGTCCAGATTTTGGCCTTGAGACTTAGCCAGTCCGGTTCGGTATCCCATTCGTTACGGCCATGCCAGCCACAGTCGCGGTTGATGAAATGGTGCTTGGCAATGAAACCTTTGACATTGTCGTTGTCTTCGCAGAAAGGAGTGGCAAACGAAATGACGCGGATATTTGCCCCGTTATCGGCGATTGTCTTTTCGATTTTTTCGGCAAACTGGATGATTTCTTTTTCCAATTCGCTGTTGTCGCTGATCGAAGTCAGGTGGCCGTGCGATTCTGTATGGTTGCCCATTTCGTGCCCTGCGTTTGCAAGTGCGGCGAACCCATCTGCGCTTTTTCTAAAGCCGTCTCCCATGCTTGTGAGGAAGAACGTGACATGTACATCTGGCAGCTTGTCTAGCACGGGCTTTAGATTTTGTACCTGGTTTTCCAGTGCATCGTCAAAGGTGAAACTTACGGCTCCGACATGGCCGTTCCAGGGAATAGTCTTGATGGGGGTTGCCATGGTGTAGCCTGCAAGTCCAAAAGCGAGTGCTAATATTTTGTAATTCATAATCCTAATCCAACAACAATCAAAATAGTTATATAAGGAAAGGTCCCGGAAAATCCGAGACCTTCGATGGGTTGATTTATAGCGATTCTTGTGATTACATGGCTTCGAGCTTCTTGCCCTTTGTTTCGTTCACCAGCTTGGCGACGAAAATAAAGCTCAATGCTGCGAAGGCT
Coding sequences within it:
- a CDS encoding glycosyl hydrolase family 8, producing the protein MKKLAKVMFGVAAAAAVTASAGQFPFPQNMKYPHGTIIDYADTKVIKDHYDLWKQAWYKADKGWVLAPEGDCSTVSEAIAYGMLITVYMDDQEVFKKLYNTWTSNSAGSNGGMNWRIGCSGGTGTASDADFDAALALVMASKQWNNDSYLTAGKSLISWIASNDIASNKIKPGNQWNDGFNPSYSTTANFQLFQDVAGGSWSSVISQAYTDLNACQDATTGLVPDWCDWNSHKPILTAAAVSNDIGFYDDAARTPWRMAWAYYWYGDTKAQAFNKKVVNWLIPTTRTASGVNSGYAYTGGKYIADESSTRNFVSSTFSGGLGLAASSIESDDAKAYLSTVYKVLKEKKSCATVTGCGESVTGEKYYPATLNMLYLLLVTGNMPNLYNTTGFTPFTPDPTKAPSIKEGDGVQQAYGDTTVGITGLWNWGAYHDKLGIGTKMVPDSGSSPLYKLDDGSIIARASMEIGPEPEWTEEKAKAGLLKYPSAGIAVSFKKDECKESKTCGVNFNTLGIKYVRVTAKTSGPIRFAVLNDKTAEAGAEPGIYVDPTGDYTAVTYDMTPTELGFKGFLDGNNFGGLLDWVNRDKAPEGSEIVTCITGFKWEVKDAQGGIGEISIKAVEFLDESQQAIDPVKLTGIKIDDKVGLYKVSMVPTFSVRANGMQLEINGAKAGNVFAVYNMQGKAIAGGMLMSSNLTVNVPATGSYIVRVGSEMNRVNVK
- a CDS encoding polysaccharide deacetylase family protein, translating into MNYKILALAFGLAGYTMATPIKTIPWNGHVGAVSFTFDDALENQVQNLKPVLDKLPDVHVTFFLTSMGDGFRKSADGFAALANAGHEMGNHTESHGHLTSISDNSELEKEIIQFAEKIEKTIADNGANIRVISFATPFCEDNDNVKGFIAKHHFINRDCGWHGRNEWDTEPDWLSLKAKIWTRSGASVDEMLSSLDTAAFIGNFEGANPWDVQVKGGSWLVVLNHGVTDDKGDDYAIDPVDIEKQFKHAIENKLWVAPFGTVGAYYRAHFIVDSAKESATDDGFTVEWEIPSEYMPASVPLRVNIDTQSVGENAIVEQGGKAIKRESDGSYVIEFTEKSLKVRKPKPGENPDSATSLPGSATRPLANFPSNTKYTLFDLNGNDLGNVNGFEVPAKFPKGTYIIRAEANGQAPLIKKVHR